CATGGCGATGGTGATCGAGCGACTGAGCTAGCTATTGCGTTGACTCTGCGCTCACGGCGAGAAAGTGAGAGTAGCCGCCGCCCTCAGCGCAGAGTCAACGCATCGTGGGCAGCCTGAACCCGGTGGATGACGTCGCGTGCACGGTGCCGCGACACCACCCTGACGACCGTCCAGCCGATCCTGGCCAGGTATTCCTGTCGTGTCACGTCGTTGGCGTACTGCCACGGATCGGTCCAGTGCTGGCCGCCGTCGTACTCAACTGCCAATTTGAGATGCTCCCAACCCATGTCGAGGAAGTAGCGCGGTAGTCCGTCGACGCCCGGCACGACGATCTGCGTTGTCGGCTTCGGGAAGCCCGCGCGGATCAAGAGCAGCCGCAACCAGGTTTCCTTCGGCGACTGCGCGCCTGTCGGCGGACATGAAAAACTGCCCACTGGCGGACATGAAAGTGCCCGTTCGCGGCCAATAAGAACTGCCCACCGGCGGATACGAAAGTGCCCGCAGGCGGCCATGAATCTGCCCAGACCTACTTGATGTCGTTCGGCGCGTCTGCGCTGGGGCGGCCTCTCCTGCGGTTTCGATGTCGATGCCTAGTCGACCCGACAACCCCAGGAGAGACCTACTTGAAGTCTGACGGAGAACTCATGGAAATACTCAATGCCTACGACCTGACCGGGTCCTACCGCGCCGCGGCCGAGCTGTGTGGGTGCTCGCACCACACCGTGAAGAAAGCGGTCGAGGATCGCAACGCTGGGCTGCCCCCGGCCACGCGGCGGGCCCGGATGATCGATGATTGGCGCGACCTGCTGGAAACCTGGGTCGCTGATTCGAAGGGCAAGATCCGCGGCGACAAAGCCCACGACAAGCTGGTGGCGTTGGGCTACACCGGCACCGACCGCACCACCCGCCGTTCGTTGGCGGAGATCAAAGCGCAATGGCGCCTTGGCAATACACGCGTGCACCGGCCCTGGATCACCGAGCCAGGACTGTGGCTACAGTACGACTTCGCCGACGGCCCCCTTGTCGCCGGCCGCAAGATCGTGCTGCTCGTGGCGTGGCTGGCGTGGAGCCGCTACCGCGTCGTGGTGGCTTTGCGGGACCGCACCGCACCCAGTGTCTTCGCCGGCCTGGACCGCATCTTTCGCATCGTCGGTGGTGCTCCGACCTACCTGCTCACCGACAACGAGAAGACCGTCACCACTGGACACATCGCCGGAGTTCCGGTCCGCAACCGGGCCGCGGTCACCTTCGGCCGCTACTACGGCCTTTCGGTGCTGACGTGTGAACCCGCCGACCCAGCCACCAAGGGTGGGGTGGAGAACGCGGTGAAGCTCGCCAAAGCCGACATCGTGCCTACTGAGACCAACCTCCTGCCGCAGTACGACTCGTTCGCCGACGTCGAAGCCGCATGCGCCGGTTTCACCACCGAGATCAACGCCCGCGTGCACCGGATCACGGGACGCCGGCCGGCCGAGATGCTCATTCAGGAACGCCCGGCCCTGCACGCGGTTCCTGACCTGCCCCACACCGCCGCGTTGGGGGTGACCCGCCGGGTTCCCGACAACACCCCGATGGTCACCTTCGACCACTGCCAATACTCGCTGCCCGCAACTCTTCTGGGCCAGACAGTGTGGATCCGTGACCACGACGGCACCGATGAGGTGGTGATCTGCGCTCTTGATGGCGGCGGCCCGGTGGAGGTGGCGCGGCATCGCCGCGCCGCCCCCGGTAGTCCCGCCATCAACGATGACCACTTCCCTGAGCATCGGGACAAGGTGCCCGGTGATTACCGGGTGCGGGCCCGCACTGTCAGTGAGCAGACCTTCCTGGCGCTGGGGCCGGGTGCGGCGGTGTGGCTCAAAGAAGCCGCCGCCGTCGGCACCGAACGGATCCTGCAGAAGATGGCCCACGCGGTGGAACTGTCGGCGTTAACCGGCCGCGCCGATGTCGACTGGGCGCTCGGGCATGCTGGCGTGCACGGTCGCTTCGCCACCGGTGACCTTGATTCCATCCTCGCCAGCAAGGGCATGGACACCACTCGCCGCGGCGCCGACGAAGACACCTCCCTGGCGCAAGGAACCAGTGGGTGGAACTTATTCGGCCGCAACGTTATCGACGCTGACGAGGCAGGCATCGCGTGACTACCACCACGACCACCGCGTCGCTACCCGCCGACGTCGAAGCGCTGATGCGTGGGCTGCGGTTGCCGCACGCCCGCGCGATCGCCGCCGACGTGCTGGCCACTGCCCGAGCTCAACGCTGGGACCCCACCGAGGTGATCAAAGCGCTGCTGACCGAGGAGTCCGCCGGCCGGGCCCGGTCCATGCTGGCCGCCCGCCGCAAAGCCGCCGGCTTCCCGACCGGGAAGACATTCGACGTGTGGGACCCCAATGCGTCGTCGATCCCGTTACCGACCCAGCAGGCGCTACAGACCCTGGAGTGGGTGGGTCGTCGGGAGAACCTGGTGGTCTGCGGGCCCGCTGGCACCGGCAAGACGTTCTTCCTCGAAGCGTTGGGGCAGAAGGTCATCGAAGCCGGGATGCCGGTGGCGTGGTTCACCCTCGAGCAGATCGGGGTCCTGGTTCGGGCGCACCGCGCTGACGATTCGTTGGGCAAGGCCGTGGCCAAGATCGTGCGTGCCGAGCTCGTGGTGATTGACGACGTTGGACTGTTGCCCGTCGGTGCCGATGCCGCTGAAGGGCTCTACCGCATCGTCGAGGCCGCCTATGAACGGCGCTC
This genomic stretch from Mycobacterium paraterrae harbors:
- the istA gene encoding IS21 family transposase — protein: MKSDGELMEILNAYDLTGSYRAAAELCGCSHHTVKKAVEDRNAGLPPATRRARMIDDWRDLLETWVADSKGKIRGDKAHDKLVALGYTGTDRTTRRSLAEIKAQWRLGNTRVHRPWITEPGLWLQYDFADGPLVAGRKIVLLVAWLAWSRYRVVVALRDRTAPSVFAGLDRIFRIVGGAPTYLLTDNEKTVTTGHIAGVPVRNRAAVTFGRYYGLSVLTCEPADPATKGGVENAVKLAKADIVPTETNLLPQYDSFADVEAACAGFTTEINARVHRITGRRPAEMLIQERPALHAVPDLPHTAALGVTRRVPDNTPMVTFDHCQYSLPATLLGQTVWIRDHDGTDEVVICALDGGGPVEVARHRRAAPGSPAINDDHFPEHRDKVPGDYRVRARTVSEQTFLALGPGAAVWLKEAAAVGTERILQKMAHAVELSALTGRADVDWALGHAGVHGRFATGDLDSILASKGMDTTRRGADEDTSLAQGTSGWNLFGRNVIDADEAGIA
- a CDS encoding ATP-binding protein — encoded protein: MRGLRLPHARAIAADVLATARAQRWDPTEVIKALLTEESAGRARSMLAARRKAAGFPTGKTFDVWDPNASSIPLPTQQALQTLEWVGRRENLVVCGPAGTGKTFFLEALGQKVIEAGMPVAWFTLEQIGVLVRAHRADDSLGKAVAKIVRAELVVIDDVGLLPVGADAAEGLYRIVEAAYERRSVAISSNLHPSGFDELMPKTLATATVDRLLHHAHLCQTSGDSVRLAQALHGKGVKPLS